From the Bacillus sp. FJAT-22090 genome, the window TTTTTTTCACATCGACAAAGATATTATTCAGATATTGCGAAAGTTTTTTTGAATGCTGAAATAGCATTGTTCATATCTTCATCTGAAGGAAGAGCTTTAGTCGTGCGAATATGATCTAAAACGTTTGTGTGGTTTGTATCTAACCAGCTATATAACTCTGCTTCAAAGCGACTGATATCTTTAACTGGGATATCATCTAAATGGCCACGTGTTAGAGCATATAAAATCATAACTTGTTTTTCTACTTTAATAGGAGAGTTCAAGTCTTGTTTTAATACTTCTACAGTACGAACACCACGGTTAAGTTTCGCTTGAGTTGCAGCGTCAAGATCTGAACCGAATTGAGCAAATGCTTCAAGCTCACGGTATGCAGCTAAGTCAAGACGTAATGTACCCGCAACACTCTTCATTGCTTTAATTTGAGCTGATCCACCTACACGGGATACGGATAAACCAGCGTTGATCGCTGGACGTACACCAGAGAAGAATAAATCAGATTGTAAGAAAATTTGACCATCTGTAATCGAGATTACGTTTGTTGGAATGTAAGCAGAGATATCTCCCGCTTGTGTTTCAACGAATGGTAATGCAGTGATTGAACCTGCACCTAAAGTTTCATTTAACTTCGCAGCACGCTCAAGTAGACGGCTGTGTAAGTAGAATACATCCCCTGGATATGCTTCACGACCTGGAGGACGTTTAAGAAGTAATGAAAGTTCGCGGTATGCAGCAGCTTGTTTAGATAGATCATCATAAACGATCAATACGTGCTTACCTTCGAACATAAATTCTTCTGCCATAGTTACACCAGCGTAAGGCGCTAGGTATAATAATGGAGCTGGCGCAGATGCAGATGCAGTTACAACGATTGTGTAATCTAAAGCACCTTTTTTACGAAGTGTTTCTACTACGTTACGTACAGTCGATTCTTTTTGACCGATAGCAACATAGATACAAATCATATCTTGGTCTGCTTGGTTAAGGATTG encodes:
- the atpA gene encoding F0F1 ATP synthase subunit alpha; translated protein: MSIKAEEISVLIKQQIENYESEMKVSDVGTVITIGDGIARAHGLDNVMAGELLEFSTGVLGMAQNLEANNVGIVILGPYTDIKEGDEVRRTGRIMEVPVGKELIGRVVNPLGQPVDGQGPIATTKTRPIESPAQGVMARKSVHEPLQTGIKAIDALVPIGRGQRELIIGDRQTGKTSVAIDTILNQADQDMICIYVAIGQKESTVRNVVETLRKKGALDYTIVVTASASAPAPLLYLAPYAGVTMAEEFMFEGKHVLIVYDDLSKQAAAYRELSLLLKRPPGREAYPGDVFYLHSRLLERAAKLNETLGAGSITALPFVETQAGDISAYIPTNVISITDGQIFLQSDLFFSGVRPAINAGLSVSRVGGSAQIKAMKSVAGTLRLDLAAYRELEAFAQFGSDLDAATQAKLNRGVRTVEVLKQDLNSPIKVEKQVMILYALTRGHLDDIPVKDISRFEAELYSWLDTNHTNVLDHIRTTKALPSDEDMNNAISAFKKTFAISE